From Candidatus Pedobacter colombiensis, one genomic window encodes:
- a CDS encoding gluconate 2-dehydrogenase subunit 3 family protein: MNRREAVRNVAFLMGGALSATTIGVFLEGCNSTSTKANSSLFTADQQKLVTEVADIIIPTTSSPGAKAAGVGPFITMMIKDCYPDDAQKAFTKGLEDLEKQAKDEYKKSFMELTVPQRQELLGKLRDVTVAATKAEKEKIDQQKAPETTSILPKDKPKMEPRFFSIIRDLTLLGYFTSEVGATQAYAFVEIPGRYDGNVPLKPGQKVWS, from the coding sequence ATGAACAGAAGAGAAGCGGTGAGAAACGTTGCCTTTTTAATGGGGGGCGCGTTATCAGCAACTACAATTGGCGTATTTCTGGAAGGTTGCAATTCAACATCCACTAAGGCAAATAGCAGCTTATTTACTGCAGATCAGCAAAAGCTGGTTACGGAGGTCGCAGACATTATTATTCCTACAACCAGTTCTCCGGGCGCAAAAGCAGCGGGTGTTGGACCATTCATTACGATGATGATCAAGGATTGTTATCCGGACGATGCACAAAAGGCTTTTACAAAAGGCCTTGAAGATCTGGAAAAGCAAGCTAAGGATGAATATAAAAAATCCTTCATGGAATTAACGGTACCTCAACGCCAGGAATTATTGGGTAAACTGAGGGATGTAACTGTTGCCGCCACAAAAGCAGAAAAGGAAAAAATAGACCAACAGAAGGCACCAGAAACAACATCTATCCTTCCAAAAGATAAGCCTAAAATGGAGCCACGTTTCTTTTCTATCATCAGAGATCTTACCCTATTGGGTTATTTCACTTCAGAAGTTGGAGCCACTCAGGCTTATGCATTTGTTGAAATTCCGGGCCGATATGATGGTAATGTACCATTAAAACCCGGTCAGAAAGTTTGGTCGTAA
- a CDS encoding NAD-dependent epimerase/dehydratase family protein yields MSEKILVLGSNGQIGTELVTALRKTYSEDNVVACDIRRPDYDIKNSGPFEFVNVLEKDTLNNIFQKYKPTQVYLLAALLSATGEQNPKLAWDLNMNGLLNILDLAITYKTAKVYWPSSIAVFGPNSPKDLTPQFCVMDPNTVYGVSKLAGERWCEYYFNKYGLDVRSIRYPGLISWKAAPGGGTTDYAIHIFHDALMKGSYASFLNAATELPMMYMDDAIRGTIELMDAEASKISIRSSYNFTGVSFTPEILAAEIRKHIPEFTLTYTDNDPRQQIANSWPRSIDDSYAAKDWGWKPEFDLAKLTTDMLKNLKK; encoded by the coding sequence ATGAGTGAGAAAATATTAGTATTAGGTTCTAATGGCCAGATCGGCACAGAACTAGTTACTGCCCTACGTAAAACCTATAGTGAAGATAATGTAGTAGCCTGTGATATCCGCAGACCTGATTATGACATCAAAAATTCAGGACCTTTTGAGTTTGTAAACGTGCTTGAAAAGGATACTTTAAACAACATCTTTCAAAAATATAAGCCTACACAGGTATACCTGTTAGCGGCGTTGTTATCGGCCACGGGCGAGCAAAATCCAAAGCTGGCCTGGGACTTAAATATGAATGGTTTATTAAATATTTTAGACCTGGCCATTACCTATAAAACGGCAAAGGTTTATTGGCCTAGTTCTATTGCAGTATTTGGACCAAATTCGCCTAAAGATCTTACGCCACAGTTTTGTGTGATGGATCCAAATACAGTTTATGGAGTAAGTAAGCTTGCCGGCGAGCGCTGGTGCGAATACTACTTTAATAAGTATGGCCTGGATGTACGCAGCATCCGTTATCCGGGACTGATTAGCTGGAAAGCTGCTCCAGGTGGTGGTACAACCGATTATGCTATCCACATATTCCATGATGCGTTGATGAAAGGGAGTTATGCTTCTTTTTTAAATGCAGCAACAGAATTACCGATGATGTATATGGACGATGCAATAAGGGGAACTATTGAATTAATGGACGCAGAGGCCAGTAAGATTTCTATCCGGTCCAGTTATAATTTTACAGGTGTAAGCTTTACACCTGAGATCCTTGCAGCTGAAATCAGGAAACATATTCCGGAATTTACCTTAACTTACACCGATAATGACCCACGTCAGCAAATTGCAAATAGCTGGCCAAGGTCTATAGATGATAGTTATGCGGCT